Below is a genomic region from Astyanax mexicanus isolate ESR-SI-001 chromosome 25, AstMex3_surface, whole genome shotgun sequence.
TTTTAAAGCAAATCCAGCCTTGTTAGGTCAGTTCAGCGTGATACTCCACTGCAGCTCCTGTCCAAATACGGACACTGTACTCCGACTCACTCTGCCGAGGTTAACGAGCTGATCGCTGTCGGTCATCCACATAAACACTGACTCTAACAcgcctgcaacacacacacacacacacacacacacacacacacacacagatcctgcAGAAACTAAACCATGCTCTCAAACAGACCCATCCACCTCACAGCATTCTCATCAtctttacagacagacagacaaacagacacacagacagatagaggGGTTTGATTGTAAAGTTAATTATATAAGGAAGACTGGAACACAGTTtaagaggcagacagacaggaagaaagactgacagacacacagacagatatgGGGTTTTGACTATACAGGTAATTATTTAATTGAgggagaaaagaaagacagagaaacagaaggcAGACAAGTaggctgacagacagacagatacacaggCTGAACTGACCCGTGGGAAATTCTCATCCTGTGTATATGGACAGGCAGAAAGACaggtagatagagagacagacagacagacagggagcCAGGCAGTTAAACACAACGACAAGCAAGTAGGCTGACAGACAGATTTGGGGTCTTGATTATACAGTTAAAAAataaggaagaaaagaaagacagatacacaGGCTAAACCTACCTGTGGGATATTCTCATCTTGTGGATGGATAGGGAGAAATGCAGGAAGACAGGTCAgcacacaggcagacagacagacagacagacagagaaaggcaAGAAAACTGGAAGAGAGACAAGCAGGCTGACAGACAGATATGGTGTCTTGATTATACAGTTCATTATATAaggaagaaataaaagagaaaccgcaggtagacagacagacaagcaggcagacagacagacagacagacagacacacacacgcctaCCTGTGGGATATATATTGTAGGGTGTGATTTCTGCTTCCCAAGTCGCCCCATGATGTAACACTTCACAGTAATCCTGCATACTgctgtcccttgacttttggcatgtcagtatatgtCTGGGACCCCCGGGGGTACACAGACCTCACTCAAGtacatgtttttgtgtttttaagttACACCCTGTTAATGAACACAGACAGCTTGTCTATTCTCTGCAGAAGAGAATCATtgctaatagaatagaataggactaATAAACATGAAGCTGTTGGTAACATGTCGAATGGCAGGCGGTGGgcaagaggggtataaagccccccagtattgagAACACTGTGGGGGAGTGgacctgtgttctctggaatgatggagctccatcctatATTTTTGGGTATAGCCGTAAAAGCTGTAGAAAGtgtttcctggacagtagagacaattaattactgcaacaaaagcaggataaattattttaataccttttttgttaaaaacaatgaaagcgcaggtgtccaaatacttctgACCACACACACAAGATCACACCCTGATTAACACACCATCAATTTACATTCaattaaagtaaatatatatacacagtaatgCATATTCGTCAGTGCTGTCTCTTTCTGAACACAAACCCCACAATTTACACATAATTACAGATACAGCTATACATAGTTAAAGCTCTGATCTGAGACGGATGTTAACGTTTGACGAGGTTTTGTCATCCGTTTTTTTTACGATTCTTAGGGTTGGGTCGGGTTTTGATTGGTGCAAGAGAAGAGGAAAACTGTCACTTCCTGTAAAACATCTCAGAGCTGGACGACGCCATCAATCCACCGACAGCAATGTTCATTAATCACAGAGCGTCAACATCGTCCAATCAGATCGTCCTGAAGAGTTCCTGAAGACCCAGCAGCTGTCATCCTTCAGCAGAAACCCACCAGCTGCTCCTAAACAGTGTTCTCAAACAGACCCATCGACCTCAGGATATTCTCATCCTgtggacaaacagacagacagacagacagacagtgagaaagaCCAGCAGGCAgtgagacagacagggagacagaAAGACTGGTAGGCAGAcattaatgcagttctgattatACAGTTAATTATTATACAAGGAAaaccacacagacagacagacaggcatatAGACACACAGGTAGACAACCACAAAGAAAAgttggcaggcagacagacagatatagaatTTTGATTATACAGCTGATTATATAAGGAAGTCCAGAACAGAGTCAGACAGACAGGTGTGCAGGCTGATTGagaaacaaatatgtttttttttattatacaatttattatgtaagagagaaaagaaagagagaaacagatacacaGGTAGGCAGAAACACAGGAATGTAGAAGCAATACAGAAtgacagacagagaggcagactGAGAGGAATATAAGAGGACAGACAGCCagaaataaacacagacagacaggcaagcaggcaggcaggcagacagtgTTTTGATTAAACAGttaatgatataatgatataagtTTTAGTAAATAATGAGATTATCAGAGAGAAAGGTCACTTTTTGACAGGTTTCGATGAACTCCTCAGCGGTGACCACGCCGTCATGATTCCGGTCCATTTtctacaaacacaaaaaaacaacactgtgAGATACTCTTATATACTGAGCTTACAGGAGCAGATCtgtaaaaaatcagaaaaatcccattatgaaaaaaaaaaacaacggcAAAAACTGTCACAGAATTTCAATATATCATTTTTTGGCATGTCTGCTCCTAGAAAAGCAATTTCTTGCCAGTATAAACTGCATTTTTCCTACCATtagaacattttcatttttttcttttggttaggtttgttaaaattacctaaattCTATCTAATAGCTGTTAAGGACAAGATAATTGATGTGTTCCACTTCCATCTCTGTAATATTAAATGACACATTAAAAAAAGGTGAATTTATTCAGAGCAGAATCAATTTATTATCCAATACATGTCTGGTATGCAATgtgtttatatatctatctatctatctatctatatatatatatatatatatatatatatatatacacaaaaatgtatgacattttcatacctgtcaagttttagatttaaaaataagggatattttcctctgtccgcttaaagtcgtcccaccagcccaacgaagattcagtatcccttccattttaagacaggtttacaaaaaatctaccacatgtgaaccacttacacactacaattagattatcagaatctgaaattttgtggacattcctacatatgtcattctttacagccaaattaaaaatcctaaaaatagtattatgagcttttactaaaaggacatggaccacatatattccatcagtaaaaattagtcctaaggggtctacacaattaataatttttaattaatacttctttcttttgatcactcctgatcagttcagttaatttcggtcctctccacatttctagttgtTTCTAGTCACAagctgtacattttttattttaaaaggtttaatctgtgtgttttatttcggagacgagtatttttaagcagctatcagaaaaatctcatcacagtttacatgattagcctaccgttacctttctttaagaaaaatcgctgaatatccagatctgttttaacatcagcagctccgactagctccCTGAACTCACCGCGacgggggggcttccccacactgaccctccttttcaagctgattggctgtttctcctgaaaggcgggactttctccttgaaccgcctccacgattggttaagagacacagagcggtcagtgccctgtctcctcaataatatatattttttaattttaatataatatgggaaatatacgggaaaatactaatgcgggaggacggcgggaaagaggagtgaaatacggtagtttcccggccaaaacgggagacttgacaggtatgcattttgtgaaatgttattgtgtgtgtgttgggtgacTAGGTGTGTAAATTCTTTATTACCTGAAAGAAGGCCTCCAGGTGTAATCTGGGTATCTCTTCCTTTAGTCCTGTAGGAACATTCTTCCCCATCAGATCATAAATAGCTTTCAGTACATCCAGCATTTCctgcacagtacagtacagtacacacacacacacacacacacacacacacacacacacacacacacacacacatacacatacacacacacacataatcacaaTCACACAGTAAAAGGATCTTATAAAAGTAATCAAAAACCATGAACAGTTTGTAGGGTTCGACTCTTGATTTCTCTATTAgttctggctactgcgcttgcgcagatctcctcaTCAAGAGAGGCTCTTACTCTATTCTAAGCAGTAAGCTGATTGGCTCCTTTTGTTAaagggcgggactttatcctTAAACACGTCTCTGTTTTTACTACTCATCACTACTTAATGCTACTGTTATAATCCTAAACATGATACACAACACTAACAtgattaaataaaacagattcaCTTCAGTAAATCAGagaaatgattaaacatttagccAAAACTTTAGCTTCTGCTCCTCTTTGACACCAAACACACCTGTACAGGTTACTGAGGACACCTGGAGCACaggtgtaaacagtgtaaatCATGGTATTTGGCTATATCTTTAATTAGATCTCTTATTAAATCTAATCTGAGAATTCCTGAAGAGTCCAGACCTCTCTAGTGATCTGTCCGTCTCGGTTCAGGTCATAGAGGTTGAAGGTCCAGTACAGCTTCTCCTCAGCAGAACCTCTCAGCAGCACCGACATGCCTCTGATCAGCTCCTGCAAAACTCACAGCAGTGTGTTCctcttaatacacacacacacaaacacacatatagatCCAAACTAATGCTGTGCTCCAATAATTAGTGATAAAAAtcttcaaatcaataaaaccacaagggtgcccaaatttatgcacctgcctaatttagtttaaagaattattgcacactttctgtaaatcctataaacttcatttcacttctcaaatttcactgtgttcttctgatatatttaactgacattatgtaattaaatactgaaattaaataaattatgcaAGTACCATAGTGAAGTataacactcaaacacactcataACACACAAATAACACTCCAATAGATACATATactgcattttagtacttaagtacggTAGTGAAGaagttttacattgtacattgttTTACTTGTacaactacttcactactgtgcttgtatctgtatctactgtagtattATTTTACTCCACTacagtatttaagtactaaaatactgtatctgtatctactgtagtatttttttttacttcactactgtatttaagtactaaaatgctgtagctgtatctactgtagtattttttttacttcactactgtatttaagtactaaaatgctgtagctgtatctactgtagtattttttttacttcactactgtatttaagtactaaaatgctgtagctgtatctactggagtattatttttacttcactactgtatttaagtattaaaaggccgtatacggtggccgagaaagctcaacgcagtgcaaattgaaaagcgctgcaaaagcacaaaacacatccatcaaaattacaacacaggcgcagcaaatagaaaaacgcgctgcaaatagaaccacaacacaacggaagtgagtcacaacacaacggaattttcccgggggaccttaaaagatactgtactagctaagctgcgtcttcagtaacgtctcggacttcactatgtgtacaaaggacaataagtggcaaacaaggcgttttgtgaagcagaacttttaataatatgcacacaaccgtggtaatcacaggtaataaacataacttacttttcagaagcttgtttgccacttattgtcctttgtatacagctggtacagcatcttttaaggtcccccgggaaaattccgttgtgttgtgactcacttccgttgtgttgtggttctatttgcagcgcgtttttctatttgcagagcgtttttctatttgctgcgcctgtgttgttattttgatggatgtgttttgtgcttttgcagcgcttttcaatttgcactgcgctgggctttctcggccaccgtattgtatctgtatctactggagtattacttttactttactactgtacttcagtactaaaatgttgtatctgtactCTGGAGActctgtgtctctgctgtcactctTACCTCAAAGCTGACAGTGCCGTTCTGATCAGTGTCGAATGCACTGAAGAGGTAATGAGCGTATTTAGTCACatctgaaacaaaaacaatattaatcacatcaataaaatgacatcattacaactaaaatattttaatatttttacactgttaaAGCTAAGAAAACACAATATATCCAGCACAGTATAGTGCAGTATTCTGACTTTAAGTATGCTATGAATACCACaatatatgtacaatatatgtaaattaaagcAGGTCGTATTAATACAGTTTAATGATTTCACATTATAAaccaaacagtaaaaaaaaaaatgcagtttgtTTCGAAATGATCAGTTTtacccactagatggcagtgttgcagtatttttaaatgtttaaaaattaaacatatatttatttcaatagaaaatatattttatttctttaaattacataattaaaatacatttatatttgttatatttatttaaaaaacattggtAATTACACATTATAGTGGTTTATACtgtttcagtatatatatataaggtaccAATGCACACCTTTTTAATTAagaatttttctttatttcttaattttatttattttctacattgcacattaataataaacacatgaCAACAATTAAGGGGCAAATTTGGAATCTTTAACATTAAATTTAGGaatttatcaaaagaaaaaaaacatggaataagAAGGGGTTTCCAAATGTTTGCcattttctcagtgtctttataTATAAGTAGAGTCTCAGTatcttaaaggagtttctggaggtgctgatgAAAAgttgtttattatcataataaaaaacacataccTCCACCAGGGAAAAACTGGCTATAGATGGTTTTAAATGTCTCCTCGGTTACGATGCCGCTGGGACAGCCCTGACCAAACCCAAGCaaaacagaaatcaatatttaccaTATAAAGCAAAGATATAATCCTGACATAGGATTATAACAGTGTAAAGGAAGCAGTCTTACACTTTTAAAGCTCCTGTAGAGAAACTGCAGCTCTCTCTTGCTGAAGCGACTCTGACGGTGGAGTCTCTCCAGGTCCTCCGGACGCCGACGGCGCACCACAGTACCATCCTGCTCCTCATCCTCATTatctacaacacaatacaatgCCCAAATTATACATTTACTAAAGAAATAATGCTATTCATGTATTACTAACctcttaaaaaatgatgagtttctttgattttaccaaattgaaaacctctggaatagaatcaagaggaagatgaatgatcacaagccatcaaaccaccaaactgaactgcttgaatttttgcaccaggagtaaagcagcataaagttatccaaaagcagtgtgtaagactggtggaggagaacatgatgccaagatgcataaaaactgttattaaaaaccaggattattccaccaaatattgatttctgaatccataaaactttataaatataaacttgttttctttgcattattgaggtctgaaagctctgcatttttttgtttgttatttcagtcatttctcattttctgcaaataaaagtttatataataaaacaacaatgttcatttcactcaaacatttacctataaatagcaaaatcagagaaactgaaatgctctcttaatttttttccagagctgtatatgcatttaaaaataacaatttgcagtatttagatttaaataatttagattAATACAAATACCTATTAGATCTATAAATTAAAAtccatttgattaaaaaaaaatgtaaatgtattttgtccAACAGCAAATTTCATGCTTCACAAGTTTAAATCACAAACAAAGCATTATTAAAATTcaatcagtaataaatgggagtgagtgtgtgaaatggctatagGAGTCCAATTTctaaacactggatagagttttctgcctCAGATGTGAATCGTGAGCTGTGCTCACCGCTCACTCACCCGCTACAGCAGCTCcattaattacacacacacttacctccAGCATCAATAATGTAGAGAGCTGGACACTATTACTGACccacgtgtgtgagtgtgtgttgtaatTCAATACATTCTGGGGACAACTATCTATTTACACAGTTAGGTCATGGGGACCTCTTGCGCTATGGGGACCACATGTCTgtttgttcatgtgtgtgtatgtgtgtatgcatgtgtgtagaGTCAAATATGAGAAGGAATCCATTAGTGTCAAAATGAAATAGGTTGTTCAGTGGTTGCCGGGGAGTTGCCGTGGTATAGAAGTCAGTTGTTcagtggttggtaaggtgttgatatggtataacTGTCGGTTGAGGCATTACTAGGGAGTTACACAGGTCAGAtgttaagtggttgctgaggtgttgctgagGTATAGGAGtcagttgttaagtggttgccgAGGTGTTGCTGAGAAATAGGAGTAAGTTGTTCAGTGATTGCTGAGGTAAAGGAGTTAGTTGTTTAGTGGTTCCTGAGGTGTTGCTAAGGAATAGGAGTCAGTTGTTCAGTGGTTGCTGAGGTACAGGAGTCagttgtttagtggttgctaaggtgatgctgaGGTATTGGAGTCTGTTGTTAAGTGGTTTTTGATGTGTTGCTGAGGTATTGGAGTCTGTTGTTCAGTGGATGCTGATGTGTTGCTAAGGAATAGGAGTCAGTTGTTAAGTGGTAGCTGAGGTGTTGCTGAGTTATAGGAATCAGCtgttaagtggttgctgaggAATAGGAGTGAGTTGTTCAGTGATTGCTGAGATGTTGCTGAAGAAAAGGAGTCAGTTGTtaagtggttggtaaggtgttggcaaggtgttgatatggtataacTGCTACAAAGGTTTTGTTGTGGTATAGGAGTCAATTGTTACTTGTGgtagggtgttgcttggtggaTTTCTGGGTGagaatttaggttatgtttagatCTGGAACGTTGGAATGTGGACCTGGAGCTCCTCAGGCCATGCAGGTAACTGAACACACCTGTGCTAAGCGGTGTCCTCTTTAAAGAgcgttacaccactgacccagtTTCTAATGACATCATCACGGTGAACACGcgacactgcagtgctgaaaacacCACATTACACCGACTTCACTTATAGTGCTCTAAAAACACCAGATATAGAACCTAC
It encodes:
- the kcnip4b gene encoding Kv channel-interacting protein 4, translated to MSRRRCKQQLVKFLQHLHRLLTGTLSTDNEDEEQDGTVVRRRRPEDLERLHRQSRFSKRELQFLYRSFKSGCPSGIVTEETFKTIYSQFFPGGDVTKYAHYLFSAFDTDQNGTVSFEELIRGMSVLLRGSAEEKLYWTFNLYDLNRDGQITREEMLDVLKAIYDLMGKNVPTGLKEEIPRLHLEAFFQKMDRNHDGVVTAEEFIETCQKDENILRSMGLFENTV